Proteins encoded in a region of the Triticum dicoccoides isolate Atlit2015 ecotype Zavitan chromosome 3A, WEW_v2.0, whole genome shotgun sequence genome:
- the LOC119272574 gene encoding uncharacterized protein LOC119272574: protein MDVLSHDDFVHDLSPFGRSDMLAENPSPNSRHNPQSSSSPIYRHRCSDTGAWTLELPCSASLRCPLLSRASSSAAAAAYAVAPSDLAQLPCPPCLPPKSPLFHPQNRFFFLPLRLLLARDGDTSSALPPAPEEARGKQQWLALCLRHLRCAWAYAPVAASAMRQSQRRRKGIPFAASAVLLESLLFGPLLTSLIKKQNNMAKMLQCTVIPTCRRVLPGVPSLCTSKSS from the exons AAAACCCCTCCCCAAACTCCCGACACAACCCGCAGTCCTCTTCTTCTCCAATCTACAGACACCGCTGCTCCGACACGGGCGCATGGACGCTGGAGCTCCCCTGCTCAGCTTCACTGCGCTGTCCCCTGCTCTCCCGCgcgtcctcctccgccgccgcggctgcCTACGCCGTCGCTCCCTCCGACCTCGCGCAGCTCCCCTGCCCCCCTTGCCTGCCTCCTAAATCTCCCCTCTTTCACCCCCAAaatcgcttcttcttcctcccgctgCGTCTCCTGCTTGCGCGCGACGGCGACACGTCCTCCGCGTTGCCCCCGGCCCCGGAGGAGGCACGGGGAAAGCAGCAGTGGCTCGCGCTGTGCTTGCGCCACCTCAGGTGCGCATGGGCCTATGCGCCGGTCGCCGCCTCGGCCATGCGCCAGTCgcaaaggaggaggaaggggaTTCCGTTCGCCGCCTCGGCCGTGCTCCTCGAGTCCCTGCTCTTTGGGCCCCTCCTCACCTCCCTCATCAAGAAGCAGAACAACATGGCGAAG ATGCTGCAGTGCACTGTGATCCCGACCTGCCGCAGGGTTCTTCCCGGAGTACCCTCTCTCTGTACAAGCAAAAGCAGCT GA